Proteins from one Impatiens glandulifera chromosome 2, dImpGla2.1, whole genome shotgun sequence genomic window:
- the LOC124927781 gene encoding protein NUCLEAR FUSION DEFECTIVE 6, mitochondrial-like: MGLSACRSAVTAASRSLVARSSKPSLLSSSTTQSPKSAAPFALPSSSNKSIAFSASRAVSAAMGIGESMMPLHSAIASTRLRSNIGVNSACWSWLSQGLGIPL, translated from the exons ATGGGTTTGTCCGCATGTAGATCTGCAGTGACGGCCGCATCAAGGTCTCTGGTAGCTCGATCATCGAAGCCTTCTTTActatcatcatcaacaacacaGTCTCCAAAATCAGCAGCGCCTTTTGCTTTACCTTCTTCTTCCAATAAATCAATCGCCTTCTCTGCTTCAAG gGCTGTTTCGGCGGCGATGGGGATTGGTGAGTCTATGATGCCGCTTCACAGTGCCATTGCTTCCACTAGACTGAGATCCAATATTGGCGTCAATTCAGCCTGCTGGAGCTGGCTCTCACAag GACTCGGCATACCATTGTGA
- the LOC124924109 gene encoding phenylalanine--tRNA ligase alpha subunit, cytoplasmic-like has product MAEEAVLGFLEKNEEISDSGQFAAEQGVDHQELTNVIKSLHGFRLVEAQDIKRERWALTNEGKMYASSGSPEVQVFLAIPPEGISLEELQKKVDASVFKIGRSQAIKNQWVEMGKQFVTRKILHVEDKVKELLILVQDEKVIDPKDIDALKRRKLITSQTWKGYSLRKGPCYAPKRKKYATDLTRENLQRGEWKDLEFKEYNFLAKGQPVDGGCLHTLLKVRQQFKMIFLQMGFEEMPTNNFVESSFWNFDALFQPQQHPARDSHDTFFLQVPSTTKTLPEDYVERVKNIHESGGHGSRGYGYDWKREEADKNLLRTHTTAVSSRMLYQLAKDGFAPKKYFSIDRVFRNEAVDRTHLAEFHQIEGLVCGRGLTLGDLIGVFNDFFSRLGMKKLKFKPAYNPYTEPSMEIFGYHEGLKKWVEIGNSGMFRPEMLLPMGLPEDVRVIAWGLSLERPTMILYGVDNIRDLFGHKVDLGLIKRNPLCRIGIE; this is encoded by the exons ATGGCGGAAGAAGCAGTGCTGGGCTTCCTCGAAAAGAATGAGGAAATCTCAGATTCCGGCCAATTCGCAGCCGAACAAGGAGTTGATCACCAGGAGCTGACTAACGTTATCAAGAGTCTTCATGGTTTCAGACTTGTCGAGGCTCAG GATATTAAGCGGGAGAGATGGGCACTTACTAATGAAGGAAAGATGTATGCTTCATCGGGCTCACCAGAAGTACAAGTCTTCTTGGCGATACCCCCAGAGGGCATCTCTCTAGAAGAATTGCAG AAAAAAGTTGATGCATCAGTCTTTAAGATAGGTCGCTCACAGGCGATAAAGAACCAATGGGTGGAGATGGGAAAGCAATTTGTTACTAGAAAG ATCCTCCATGTCGAAGACAAAGTGAAAGAATTACTAATACTAGTACAGGATGAGAAG GTGATAGACCCAAAAGATATAGATGCTCTAAAGAGAAGAAAGCTAATTACTTCCCA gacttggAAGGGCTATTCATTACGGAAAGGTCCTTGTTATGCTCCTAAAAGGAAGAAATATGCCACTGATTTGACTCGAGAAAACTTGCAAAG GGGTGAGTGGAAGGATCTTGAATTCAAAGAATATAACTTCCTAGCAAAAGGTCAGCCTGTTGATGGTGGCTGTTTACATACATTGCTCAAG GTACGTCAACAATTCAAGATGATCTTTCTTCAGATGGG GTTCGAGGAGATGCCCACAAACAATTTTGTTGAAAGCAG CTTCTGGAATTTTGATGCACTTTTTCAGCCACAACAGCATCCTGCTCGTGATTCTCACGACACATTCTTCCTCCAAG TTCCTTCCACTACAAAGACACTACCAGAAGATTATGTTGAGAGGGTGAAGAACATTCATGAATCTGGAGGACATGGTTCAAGAGG TTATGGATATGACTGGAAACGAGAGGAAGCAGACAAAAACCTTCTAAGAACTCATACTACAGCTGTTTCATCAAGGATGCTTTACCAGCTTGCCAAG GATGGATTTGCTCCGAAAAAGTACTTTTCCATAGACCGTGTTTTCAGAAATGAAGCTGTTGATCGAACTCATCTTGCAGAGTTCCACCAGATAGAAG GTCTTGTTTGTGGTCGAGGTCTTACCCTTGGTGATTTGATTGGAGTTTTCAACGACTTCTTTAGCCGTCTTG GTATGAAGAAGCTGAAATTTAAACCAGCTTATAACCCATATACCGAACCAAGCATGGAAATCTTTGG TTATCATGAAGGCCTAAAGAAATGGGTAGAAATAGGAAATTCCGGAATGTTCCGACCTGAGATGTTGCTGCCCATGGGACTTCCTGAAGATGTTCGCGTCATAGCCTGGGGTCTTTCCCTAGAAAG ACCAACCATGATCTTGTATGGAGTTGATAACATTCGGGATCTGTTTGGACACAAG GTTGATCTAGGTCTTATCAAGAGAAACCCACTTTGTAGAATTGGAATCGAATAG
- the LOC124924110 gene encoding probable receptor-like serine/threonine-protein kinase At4g34500, translated as MAAAAANTSSIIIQRLEAETSILGLRLYLVISICAAFATISVILIYLCIRFRINRYHRINNKSASLTTQIKTNKEDRAISCCDVSDNTVVVAAAAEDVVDSSSSRIAIERTSVKVVSSSISETSRKSEGGSSSVESVNNNNNMGWGRWFSLKDLERATCCFAEKNIIGEGGYGIVYRGILLDGSAVAVKYLLNNKKSQAEKELEAEIEAIGKVRHKNLVGLLGYCPQGLLVYEYVDNGNLEQWLHGDVGPVSPLTWEIRMKIAVGTAKGLAYLHDGLEPKVVHRDVKSSNILLDRNWNPKVSDFGLAKLLGPDKTYVTTRVMGTFGYVSPEYASTGMLNEGSDVYSFGVLLMEIITGRNPIDYSKPPGEMNLVDWFKGMVGNRRGEQVIDPLLEIHPTPRALKRVLLVCLRCIDLDAAKRPKMGQILHMLEEADHDS; from the exons atggcggcggcggcggcgaatACTTCTTCCATCATCATCCAAAGACTCGAAGCTGAAACTTCAATTCTTGGATTAAGACTCTACCTAGTGATTTCCATATGCGCTGCATTTGCAACCATATCTGTCATTCTCATCTACTTATGTATCAGATTCCGCATTAATCGATATCACCGAATAAACAACAAGTCAGCAAGCTTGACAACCCAAATCAAGACCAACAAGGAGGACCGGGCAATCTCTTGTTGTGATGTATCGGATAATACAGTGGTGGTGGCAGCAGCAGCAGAAGATGTAGTAgacagcagcagcagcaggatCGCGATTGAGAGGACTAGTGTGAAGGTTGTTAGTTCGTCTATAAGCGAAACTAGTCGTAAGAGCGAGGGTGGTTCTTCGTCTGTTGAGAGCgttaacaacaacaacaacatggGTTGGGGTCGGTGGTTCAGTTTGAAGGACCTGGAGAGAGCCACTTGTTGCTTTGCAGAGAAGAATATCATCGGAGAAGGCGGTTATGGCATTGTTTACAGAGGAATTCTACTTGATGGCTCTGCAGTTGCTGTTAAATATCTACTAAACAACAA gaAAAGCCAAGCAGAGAAAGAGTTGGAGGCAGAAATAGAAGCAATTGGTAAAGTTAGGCATAAGAACTTGGTAGGTCTATTAGGTTATTGTCCACAAGG GCTTCTTGTTTATGAATATGTGGACAATGGAAACTTGGAGCAGTGGTTACATGGTGATGTAGGACCTGTTAGTCCCCTAACATGGGAAATCAGAATGAAGATTGCAGTTGGAACAGCAAAAGG GCTGGCTTATTTGCACGATGGATTAGAACCTAAAGTGGTGCATAGAGATGTAAAATCCAGCAACATTCTTCTAGACAGAAATTGGAATCCTAAAGTATCCGATTTCGGTCTTGCCAAACTATTAGGACCCGACAAAACCTATGTTACAACCCGTGTCATGGGAACCTTTGGGTATGTTTCGCCAGAGTATGCAAGTACAGGAATGCTGAACGAGGGGAGCGATGTATACAGTTTTGGTGTTCTACTTATGGAAATTATAACAGGGAGGAACCCTATTGATTATTCCAAACCACCAGGGGAGATGAACTTGGTGGACTGGTTCAAAGGAATGGTGGGGAATCGTCGAGGTGAACAAGTGATAGATCCATTACTTGAAATACATCCAACACCAAGAGCTTTGAAACGGGTGCTTTTGGTTTGCCTACGATGCATAGATTTGGATGCCGCTAAACGACCCAAGATGGGCCAAATTCTGCACATGCTAGAGGAGGCTGATCATGACTCTTAA
- the LOC124924108 gene encoding coatomer subunit gamma-2-like yields the protein MAQPLVKKDDDRDDEAEYSPFLGIEKGAVLQEARVFNDPQLDARRCSQVITKLLYLLNQGETFTKTEATEVFFAVTKLFQSRDIGLRRMVYLIIKELSPCADEVIIVTSSLMKDMNSKTDMYRANAIRVLCRIIDGTLLTQIERYLKQAIVDKNPVVASAALVSGIHLLQTNPEIVKRWSNEVQEAIQSRAALVQFHALALLHQIRQNDRLAVSKLVTSLTRGTVRSPLAQCLLIRYTSQVIRESSNNQTTDRPFYDYLEGCLRHKAEMVIFEAARAITELNGVTSRELTPAITVLQLFLSSSKPVLRFAAVRTLNKVAMTHPMAVTNCNIDMESLISDQNRSIATLAITTLLKTGNESSVDRLMKQITNFMSDIADEFKIVVVDAIRSLCIKFPLKFRSLMNFLSNILREEGGFEYKKAIVDSIVILIRDIPDAKENGLLHLCEFIEDCEFTYLSTQILHFLGNEGPKTADPSKYIRYIYNRVILENATVRASAVSTLAKFGALVDSLKPRIFVLLRRCLFDSDDEVRDRATLYLNMLSANDEAVETDKEVKEFLFGSLDIPLGNLESSLKNYIQEVSEEPFDINSVSKEVRSQTLSEKKAPGKKPTGLGAPPIGPTSTVDGYEKLLSSIPEFSSFGKLFKSSAPVELTEAETEYAVNVIKHIYDNHVVFQYNCTNTIPEQLLENVSVIVDASDAEEFSEVALKPLKSLPYDSPGQTFVGFEKPAAVPAIGKFSNTLKFIVKEVDPTSGEADEEGVEDEYQLEEFEVCSADYMLKVGVSNFRNAWESLGPDCERVDEYGLGPRESLTEAVTAVINLLGMQPCEGSEVVPSNSRSHTCLLSGVFIGNVKVLVRLQFGMDGPKEVAMKLAVRSDNESVSDAIHEVVAMG from the exons ATGGCTCAGCCTCTTGTGAAGAAGGACGATGATCGAGATGATGAAG CGGAGTACTCTCCATTTCTTGGAATAGAGAAGGGTGCTGTCCTTCAAGAGGCAAGAGTCTTTAATGATCCTCAGCTAGATGCAAGGAGATGCTCTCAG GTCATCACAAAGTTGTTGTATCTCCTGAATCAGGGTGAAACATTCACTAAG ACTGAAGCTACAGAAGTATTTTTCGCTGTAACAAAGCTTTTCCAATCTAGAGACATTGGATTAAGGAGGAtggtttatttgattataaaggAGCTTTCTCCATGTGCAGATGAG gTGATTATTGTCACAAGCTCACTTATGAAGGACATGAATAGCAAGACTGATATGTATCGCGCAAATGCTATACGCGTACTTTGCCGGATCATTGATGGAACACTTTTGACACAAATTGAGCGGTACTTGAAACAAGCTATCGTTGATAAGAATCCTGTGGTTGCTAGTGCAGCCCTTGTTAGTGGAATCCATTTGCTTCAG ACAAACCCTGAGATTGTTAAAAGGTGGAGCAATGAGGTCCAAGAAGCAATTCAATCTAGAGCTGCACTTGTGCAGTTTCATGCCCTTGCATTGCTTCACCAG ATTAGACAAAATGACAGACTGGCTGTCAGCAAGTTAGTTACCAGCTTGACAAGGGGGACTGTCCGTTCACCATTAGCACAGTGCCTTTTGATTCGTTATACCAGCCAG gTTATCAGAGAGTCTAGCAATAATCAAACTACGGACCGCCCTTTTTATGACTATCTTGAAGGTTGCCTTCGCCACAAAGCAGAAATGGTTATTTTTGAAGCAGCTAGGGCGATTACAGAACTAAATGGTGTGACAAGTCGAGAACTGACACCTGCAATTACTGTCTTACAACTTTTCCTGAGTTCCTCCAAGCCAGTTCTTCGGTTTGCTGCAGTCCGCACTTTGAACAAG GTGGCTATGACCCATCCCATGGCTGTTACAAATTGCAATATAGACATGGAGAGTCTGATTTCTGATCAGAATAGAAGCATTGCTACTCTTGCAATCACCACACTGCTCAAGACTGGAAATGAGTCAAGTGTCGATCGTTTAATGAAACAAATCACCAACTTCATGTCTGACATTGCTGACGAATTTAAGATTGTTGTAGTGGATGCCATCAGATCTTTGTGCATAAAGTTCCCTCTCAAGTTCAGATCTCT GATGAATTTTTTGAGCAATATCTTGAGGGAAGAAGGAGGATTTGAGTACAAAAAGGCCATTGTGGATTCAATTGTTATCTTAATAAGGGACATTCCTGATGCCAAAGAAAATGGATTGCTTCACCTTTGTGAATTTATTGAAGACTGCGAGTTCACATACCTTTCCACTCAG ATTCTCCATTTTCTGGGTAATGAGGGGCCAAAGACTGCAGATCCCAGCAAATACATtcgttatatatataaccgAGTGATACTTGAAAATGCAACTGTTAGGGCTAGTGCTGTGAGCACGTTAGCAAAGTTTGGAGCCTTGGTTGATTCACTGAAA CCTCGCATCTTCGTACTATTGAGGCGTTGTCTCTTTGACAGTGATGATGAG GTCCGTGACAGGGCTACCTTGTATCTGAATATGCTTAGTGCCAATGACGAAGCTGTGGAAACTGATAAAGAAGTTAAGGAATTCCTCTTTGGGTCATTGGACATCCCTCTGGGGAATCTTGAATCAAGTTTAAAGAACTAC ATTCAAGAGGTTTCAGAGGAGCCTTTTGACATTAATTCTGTTTCTAAGGAGGTTAGATCCCAGACTCTATCAGAGAAGAAAGCCCCTGGTAAAAAGCCCACTGGACTGGGTGCTCCTCCAATTGGTCCTACGTCTACTGTCGATGGTTATGAGAAGCTACTTTCTTCTATTCCAGAGTTTTCCAGCTTTGGGAAGCTATTCAAG TCGTCTGCACCTGTGGAGCTTACAGAAGCGGAAACAGAGTACGCAGTCAATGTTATCAAACATATCTACGATAACCACGTGGTTTTCCAATACAACTGCACAAATACAATTCCTGAACAATTACTGGAAAAT GTGAGTGTGATTGTTGATGCTTCAGATGCAGAGGAGTTCTCTGAAGTAGCATTGAAGCCTCTTAAATCACTTCCATATGATTCACCAGGGCAAACATTTGTGGGTTTCGAGAAGCCTGCTGCTGTTCCTGCAATTGGAAAGTTCTCAAACACCTTGAAGTTTATCGTTAAAGAG GTGGATCCAACAAGTGGTGAGGCAGATGAAGAGGGGGTAGAAGATGAGTATCAGCTTGAGGAGTTTGAAGTGTGTTCAGCAGATTATATGTTGAAGGTAGGTGTTTCTAACTTCAGGAATGCTTGGGAAAGCTTAGGCCCAGATTGTGAACGGGTAGATGAGTATGGTCTCGGTCCAAGAGAAAGCTTAACCGAAGCTGTCACTGCAGTCATCAACCTTCTTGGCATGCAGCCCTGCGAG GGAAGTGAGGTTGTCCCAAGTAATTCGAGATCACACACATGCTTGCTTTCGGGAGTGTTTATAGGAAACGTGAAGGTGCTTGTTCGGTTGCAGTTTGGAATGGACGGACCCAAGGAAGTGGCAATGAAACTGGCAGTTCGCTCCGACAATGAATCCGTTAGCGATGCAATTCACGAGGTTGTTGCAATGGGTTAA